A genome region from Primulina eburnea isolate SZY01 chromosome 9, ASM2296580v1, whole genome shotgun sequence includes the following:
- the LOC140841359 gene encoding uncharacterized protein isoform X1: protein MKKSGGGGGGAGDKKRARRSYGDSATDTPPRKQAAKKDMFQIFAEKVRNHKDLGSRWAVLQESRVEYFRGKDFVSFLRNHSELKDVLESDKDLEIEDIANILLSKNLIVRCDRVVKIVRPGRRKLSTWPAHLEIFGDQVFSNNDAFFAWTFVNRRPLWQTLLSFSWPVLTLAICLFPVYPHQVKLLILYLCAGILLLICCLLLVRSVIFGALWIILGRHVWFFPNILAEEATLKELFQFWPKKDEGERPKWTARLFYAVVAVLVILLLRHHAPDEAARARYQKRVSNIIDDVLEWSPSLALSGMMEKQTLFNMTNSKNGTDDSTAETDLAENREEETQIENEGERKDETY, encoded by the exons ATGAAGAAATCAGGCGGAGGCGGTGGAGGCGCCGGAGATAAAAAGCGAGCTCGGCGTTCTTACGGAGACTCCGCCACCGACACTCCTCCTAGG AAGCAAGCTGCAAAAAAGGACATGTTTCAGATTTTTGCTGAGAAAGTGCGAAATCATAAGGATCTGGGATCTAGGTGGGCTGTTTTACAGGAGTCCCGAGTTGAATACTTCAGAGGAAAAGATTTTGTTAGCTTTTTGAGAAATCATTCAGAACTCAAAGATGTACTTGAATCAGATAAAGATTTAGAGATTGAAGATATTGCCAATATTCTTCTGAGTAAGAATCTTATTGTGAGGTGTGACCGAGTTGTCAAAATTGTTCGGCCTGGGAGAAGAAAACTATCAACTTGGCCAGCTCATTTGGAGATATTCGGT GATCAAGTGTTTTCCAATAATGATGCTTTTTTTGCATGGACTTTTGTTAATCGAAGGCCATTGTGGCAGACGCTCCTCTCATTTTCCTGGCCTGTTTTGACTCTAGCCATCTGCTTGTTTCCTGTGTATCCCCACCAAGTTAAGCTGCTCATTCTCTACTTGTGTGCTGGAATACTGCTGCTTATATGTTGCCTGCTTTTAG TGAGATCCGTCATCTTTGGAGCTCTATGGATTATTCTTGGAAGGCATGTTTGGTTCTTCCCTAACATTCTTGCAGAGGAAGCAACGCTCAAGGAATTGTTCCAGTTTTGGCCCAAGAAAGATGAGGGGGAGCGTCCAAAGTGGACAGCGAGGTTATTTTATGCAGTGGTGGCTGTGCTGGTCATTCTACTATTGAGGCACCATGCACCAGATGAAGCTGCTAGAGCGAG GTACCAGAAACGTGTTTCCAACATAATAGACGATGTTCTTGAGTGGTCCCCTAGCCTTGCGCTCTCGGGTATGATGGAGAAGCAAACCTTGTTTAACATGACTAATTCCAAGAACGGTACCGATGATAGTACCGCCGAAACTGATCTAGCCGAAAATAGAGAGGAAGAAACACAAATAGAAAATGAGGGGGAAAGAAAAGATGAAACATATTGA
- the LOC140841359 gene encoding translocation protein SEC62-like isoform X2, which yields MFQIFAEKVRNHKDLGSRWAVLQESRVEYFRGKDFVSFLRNHSELKDVLESDKDLEIEDIANILLSKNLIVRCDRVVKIVRPGRRKLSTWPAHLEIFGDQVFSNNDAFFAWTFVNRRPLWQTLLSFSWPVLTLAICLFPVYPHQVKLLILYLCAGILLLICCLLLVRSVIFGALWIILGRHVWFFPNILAEEATLKELFQFWPKKDEGERPKWTARLFYAVVAVLVILLLRHHAPDEAARARYQKRVSNIIDDVLEWSPSLALSGMMEKQTLFNMTNSKNGTDDSTAETDLAENREEETQIENEGERKDETY from the exons ATGTTTCAGATTTTTGCTGAGAAAGTGCGAAATCATAAGGATCTGGGATCTAGGTGGGCTGTTTTACAGGAGTCCCGAGTTGAATACTTCAGAGGAAAAGATTTTGTTAGCTTTTTGAGAAATCATTCAGAACTCAAAGATGTACTTGAATCAGATAAAGATTTAGAGATTGAAGATATTGCCAATATTCTTCTGAGTAAGAATCTTATTGTGAGGTGTGACCGAGTTGTCAAAATTGTTCGGCCTGGGAGAAGAAAACTATCAACTTGGCCAGCTCATTTGGAGATATTCGGT GATCAAGTGTTTTCCAATAATGATGCTTTTTTTGCATGGACTTTTGTTAATCGAAGGCCATTGTGGCAGACGCTCCTCTCATTTTCCTGGCCTGTTTTGACTCTAGCCATCTGCTTGTTTCCTGTGTATCCCCACCAAGTTAAGCTGCTCATTCTCTACTTGTGTGCTGGAATACTGCTGCTTATATGTTGCCTGCTTTTAG TGAGATCCGTCATCTTTGGAGCTCTATGGATTATTCTTGGAAGGCATGTTTGGTTCTTCCCTAACATTCTTGCAGAGGAAGCAACGCTCAAGGAATTGTTCCAGTTTTGGCCCAAGAAAGATGAGGGGGAGCGTCCAAAGTGGACAGCGAGGTTATTTTATGCAGTGGTGGCTGTGCTGGTCATTCTACTATTGAGGCACCATGCACCAGATGAAGCTGCTAGAGCGAG GTACCAGAAACGTGTTTCCAACATAATAGACGATGTTCTTGAGTGGTCCCCTAGCCTTGCGCTCTCGGGTATGATGGAGAAGCAAACCTTGTTTAACATGACTAATTCCAAGAACGGTACCGATGATAGTACCGCCGAAACTGATCTAGCCGAAAATAGAGAGGAAGAAACACAAATAGAAAATGAGGGGGAAAGAAAAGATGAAACATATTGA